CTGTCAAGATTGCCAAAAGGCTAGGAAATGTTGTCTTTTACGATCTCAATCTTCCATTGCCACTTTGGCAATCTAGTGAAGAAACCAAGATGTTCATACAGAAAGCATGGAATCTATCTGATATTATTGAGGTCACCAAGCAAGAGCTGGAATTTCTTTGTGGGATAACACCATCGGAAAATTTTGATACCAGAGATAATGATAGATCTAAGTTCACCCACTATGCACCAGAAGTTGTTTCTCAGCTCTGGCATGATGATCTCAAGGTTTTGTTTGTGACTAATGGAACTTCAAAGATACATTACTACACTAAGGAGCATAATGGTGCTGTACATGGAATGGAGGACGCAGCCCTTACTCCTTATACTTCCGACATGTCTGCATCTGGAGATGGTATTGTAGCAGGTAAAGCATGCCAAACGGATACTTAGACTTTGAGTGGAGTCATCCAATCTTTGCTATGGTACATTCCATGTTTGTTACTGCTGGAACAGTCAATCGTTAAGTAAATTTACATTTTCACAAACTTCCAGAAACATGCCTTTGCCGTACGGTATGATAATCTAGTGATAAATATTGCCAATTCAAGCATAAAGTGATTAATGTCAAGATTGACAAGATTCCTTAACTGTTGGTTACCATTAGAAGACGTCATACTTCAGGTTCTTCTTTGTGTGAAAAGTTGTGCCAAGACAAATTTTGTAGATAGCGTCCAGTTTGTCGCTTTCATGATAACGTCATATAAGGCTGCAATAAGAAGTTCAACAAAATCACCAATCAGGTGCTGGTGGAtgttttttactttcttttcttttcaacaGTCTCTTGAATCCGTTGGTCTCAGAAGAACttcatattattcattaaactctgttgtgaaaataaatagataaataaatatgttgcAAAATATCTTGGACAATAGAATTCCGGTCTGCATGCATTATTATTCTGCCTCAGAAGCCATGAGATGCAAGGAGCGCTGTAGCAGGGAAAAAAATGATCCTGCACTTTGTTTGTTGCATTGCTTAATTTtcattagtatatattattttggggCTTAAGAACTTCTATGTAAATCCCTTTTTCATCCATTGCGAATCTGGATACGTTTCTCATGTTATCATTAGTTCCAGCAATTTTTTCCAACATTTTCATTGAAGCATTGCGTAATTTTCCTACTAAAACCAAACTTTGCCCCGTTACTTAACCTATCTGTATTTGTTTCTGAATGTTTTGTCTACGACATTCGTGTTAAAGGGCTCactcttataaaattatggttTGAAGTGAATTGTCGTCATTGTAATTCGAACTGTTCTGTTCTTCCCAATTACTTACTCTTTTCTGTGTGGAATTCTCAGGCGGTATGGTTATGCATCTTATTCAATGTAGTTTCAGTTCTGATATTTAGCCATTTCTCTGCCATACTCTGGCAATTCAGTCCTCTGAGCTGATTGATTTCCTTGGTCTTGGTTCAGGCATAATGAGAATGTTGACTCTTCAACCACATCTCATCTCTGATAAAGGCTACTTGGAACGCACGGTCAAGTACGCCATTAGCTGCGGCGTCATAGACCAATGGCTACAGGCACGAAGTCTTGGCTTCCCCGCCAAAGAAGGCATGGAAGATGTAGTTCCTGATCCTAATGGCATAAAATCAATAACAGAAAGGGAGTACAGAACCTTGGTTCCTTCAAGCTGACAGAGATAAAAATTCTGCTGCATGCATGCCATTCTGCACTACATCTCCCAGACGGGGTGGAACTTTATGCCgtctttttcaatattattctttttaggACTAGCGATGCATTGTTTGATTCACGAGTCTTTAGATGAAACATACTGGTAAGGTATGGTGATAGCACAGGAACCATAAACGTGCAAGTTAATGCTACAGCTGCATTGAGCCTACTGCACTGACAGGTTTTCATGGATGTAAGAACAACAACTCCTACTACATTTACTTCAACTTTTTGATTACTTTCTTTCAATCTCAAGATCTTTGGttatatttgtcaaaattatgCAATAGAAGATTCAATTTAATACGCAGAGAGGAAGAACAATTGAAAAGATTGGCTTAACtaaataacatttttcttcctttgaaCTTCTTGCTACTTTCTTCGTAAGACTAAGTCAAAAAGATAGCAAAGAGCTCCAACCATAGAGGAGAATACCAAGTACCAAAGTTTCCATATTCCAACGCTACATATACAAAACTAGGCTTCCGCAGAAGCGCTCAAACTCGATCCTACTCCCAGAAACTAGCGCTGTCAAGTTTGGAAGCAGCTGCAATATCCAGAAACCATACCAACTTCCCTTGGGTAGGCTGAACCATTCTTGCAGGCAATTTTGGACGGTCAGGACCAATATCATCGATTGCCAAGTGTGCAGCCTCGGCCTTGCCGCCACCTGTGACGACCACAGCAACATTGGAGGCGGAGTTTATGACTGGAAACGTAAACGTAATTCTCTCTGGTGGGGGCTTGGGTGAATCAGTGATGAAAGTCACCCATTGCAGTTTCTCACTAAGCACCGAGTGATTGGGAAATAGAGATGCAACGTGCCCATCAGGTCCCATTCCAAGGAGGACAAGGTCAAACTTAGGACAGTCGTTGATCTCAGAGACGTTGATCACACGAGTCCTGACGAGCTGCCTTATGACAAACTCATAGTCCTCAGCAGCTCGTTCAGCGCTCACTGTGTCGTTGATGGAGTGCACATGACTGTATATAACAGGCACCTGAAATAGTAATCAAGCATATGATCAATCTGCATTAAATAAAGCATTTAGTTGAAAGAGACAATAGAAAGATATGAAGGAACTAAGACTGAATAGAGAGATACGAAGGAACTAAGAGAGAATAGATCATACACTTTTCACATAGCACAaacgataattttaaaaacaataatgaaaTCCTTGAGTCATATGCATCTGTTAAACCTATCACTGAGAAATCAGACTGTGCTGACCTACAAGAAACAGTCAGCAGGACAAAAGTCTTCGACTAAAGTGACATTTTGACATCAAGTAACGAGCAGTTAATCACATTCGGTTTATTGGAAAAGTATCGGATATTTCAAGCTCAGAAATGGTAATACATAAAATGTGGTGAGAGTCCTTGAGAGTTGAGAGGAAGGCATCTGCGTTATTTGCACTCACTTTTCACCGACCCTTTAATGAAAATCTCATTAACGACACGTACAAGTTGTTAGTTGAATGCTGTCAAGAGGGAGTTCCGGTGAAATAAATAGTAGATAAACCTAAATATTGTTACTACTATAAGTAGAAGCAACTCTCTTGACTGGTAGATTTCTATATCAGACACATTAACTGTAACGACTAAAATGGTTATCGAGATATAATTGAAGTTTCCATCTTTAGTTATTCGCATGCTTCCGTTCAAATTAATGACATGAAGACAACAAAGATATATTAAATTCTGTATCAGATAACAAAACCATGCAAGCGATTTCTGCTGAAACAGAGCACGACATGATGTCAATTGCAAGTCCTCTACAGAACATCGGTCCCCATGTTAGCTCAGAAGGTAAAGATCGACCCAATGTAGTGCCACTGTCACCGATAATACTGAGGCTAGAAAGGTAATGATTGGATTGAGACAAACAGAACATGAAATTCGACTGCGTTGGTCAAACAGAACGTCATCCAAATAACGGAAACTGACACAGAAACAGACAACGGCCACGAAACACCCCAGAAAAACTGGAAAGATACCTTAGCAAAGAGACCATCTTTTGCAAGCTTATAGTTGCTATCAGCATGACTTTTGGCGACCACCCGCTCATCCGCCCAAAATATGTGCCACTTGGCCCAATCAATGGTTTTGATGTAAGGCGCTTCACAGAGTTTTCTGCTCACCGCAAGAAGCTCAAAATTGTTTAAGGATAACAGCAAATCACCAGAAAACATAAGAGACAAAGCAAACTTAATTACATACCCCATCAAGGTAATGAGTGAGCCACCGGACAAAGCAACGGCAAATGTACCACGTTCTTTTATCGAAGCCTCCGACAGGTCCGCGATATACTCGGCCAAGTTGCTTCTAAGTTCATCTGCATTTTCATGGATTCTCAGCTCTCTTCCATCCTTTTCGAGCCGATAAAGAGCCATTGGACTACAAACCACGCTGCTCCATATaatcatgaaaagaaaaggccAAATGAATTGAGAATTTCCTCGATTGATCATTAATCTCACAATTAGATTTGATCACAATCACaaggaattaaaaaaattctggggaaaaacacacacacacacagttgTTTGGTAGCCAATTAACAACTCTCATTAACATTAACTCaacaacttttcaaaatacacAATTAGAATGAGGTAATCAACATGCATCATATGAATCATAAACACCCAACCTTCTGCAGCATTACAAGCATTAAATCATCATGTTGCATGTAAATCTTTGAACCCAGAAATATTCAAAGAATAAACATCAGGCAAAAGTGATTGAAATCTCACCATTGATGAGGATCAAGAAGCAAAAAAGATCATGGCCCAGATCACTTGAATCAACACATGCACATCAAGATAAGCACATACACAGCATTTGTAGTCAAAGCCCACATGAacacacaccaaaaaaaattaaaaaaaaaacaatcttTATTCCAATATTCTTGCATGAAATAAGCTCAGATTCTCAAGACCCACaacaacaaaacaagaaaattgcatTCTTGAAATCatacaaaagtaaaaaaaaaataaaaaaatatataatttatttaataaataatctgcAATATAaacaagaagagagagagagagagagagacttaCAGAGGAAAGAGAAAAGGTTGATGGGTGTcagagaaggaagaagaaactGAGGTGAAGTAATTGTAGTCGGGTATCAActctttgtttttatatacacacacacatacacactcATGCctcatattttttccttttctgttttgtgtctgaatatatatatatgtatatatgtaaaacgtgtgtgtgtgtgtgtgttccaACATTTTTACAGCTGAGAATACATCAAGACCCCAAAAATCAGTGTATGAATcagtaaaaaaagaaaaaagaaaaagaaggaaaatatatgtacatttttactttgaaataaataaaaaaaaaaaaggcaaaaaggCAAAAACTTTCATGACAAGAGAAGACTCTGACAATGTTCCTAGATTATCTCTTATGTATGCCATCTCATCTGCCCTATATTATCTCACTCCATATGAACTCCACTATGAAAGTGACATTAAGTATTactattcatttatatatatttccatgcaaattttccctctttttaacttaatttttgaaattcaaaattgatttaaataatatatatacacaccaaATTAGTAGTGGGccaataatttaattgcagATTAGATCTGTATTGATTTATTAGCGTTAGTCCTAACTGTAACTAATAGTCTGTCTATGACACTTGCATGTCATTgcaataaacaaaatttattggaatctaataaaatcatttataaAGACTCATAATAATtcacatgtaattttcattattttttttttttcgattctTTTGTTGCTGATGAGGTTTTACTCAATTAGTAAAGTTGAGAGTGAAAACCTAAGTGGTTTTGAGTGATTCTTTGTAGTTCCTAAGTCGAAACCTAAGTGAATCTATGTAATTGAGCCTTATTGGCGTGTTTTAGGTTGCCGGCCTTAGTGGTTATGGGCTTTCCTCCTCGGATCTGGCTCACTGAGCCAAccctttttctgtttttattttatattactatttttatagatctgtgtatatatatatatattgtaattcaTAGATCTATagatatatttgttgattttgtaatattgaCGTGTAAGGGTTTTCGTAACCAActgtttttttgtaataattgattagatttttttttttttggttcaaattaCTGGTGGATTTTTCCCAACAAGAAGATTGTGGACTTTAGTCTCATAATTGTGGGTGTGCATATGTTTATAtagtaatttgttattttttttgtcggaaaaaatacaagcaatttctttgtgatattataaataagcaaATCATCCcctataaagaaaaaagttaataatttgcctccatgtatttttaaaaatatagcaatttacctccctagattcgcttcaattttaaaaatacagcggggtaaattaatattatttttctataaggTGTAAattactcatttgcaatatcaaagGAAAGTAAATTGCCTTAAACCTTTTCTTTATCtcgtttatttaaattattaatatattaaattaatttttaaaattaaatatattaaatgatataataaatcaaataccataaaaaattagtcaACCATTGGGacttgctctctctctctcttcaaatTGACTATTTTAGATTAAAGGTGAAgtgtttgttttatattttattattattattattaagcttgCTTTAGGGTACCCcttgttgtatatatattgtcctttttgaattatttttttatatttttataattttattacatttaatgtatacatatataaagtttgaacaataatataacaaaaaataaaatgtcttACTGGATTATATATCTTCtcgaataataattaagttgaatATTGCGATGTCAccatgtttttaaaataaaatgtttttatGGTTAATTGCATTAATGAGTTTAAACcatcataaaaagaaaacaaaaatcataaccattttatttcatattatatttagggAAAATTGCAGTTATCtctcctaattttttttgcataattacgaatacttttttttttgtttgaaaaattataaaagcctctttaaataaaaagtaactATGTAGTcattaatttggataaaaattactattttactgtgtttgttttttttaaaaaaatatataaaattaaggataggtaaagtatataattcattgggaatgtttgtaaaaatattttataaaattctaaaaaatatataatactataattcataattaaaaaaaggcattttggtcaatattcatcataaaattaaGTCGGATAAAAATCTATCAAAATGGGCTTGTTGCTATATAGACATTAAAATCTGagagattttataattttcaaataataagagaatattgtaattatattatatatcaagagagattattataaaataattaccgATATcccattattttatgttattccAAGTTTCATACCAAGAACATTATGTCACCTATCCAACGTTTGTATAGAAGATATCATGTCATCATccatcatttttcttcaacttcCAACATCATCATTATGATGAacttatcaatatttatatatatatatataaggaaagagagagagatgatgatgatgatgatgatggagtTATGATGCAGAAGTTGGGAAGTAACCGAAGAATTAAATAAGGACATATGATGACAAATGAGGAGTTGTGACTAATTAGACAGACACCCCATCAGTTTCAGGAATCTTTAACCTCTGCAATTTTGGAAACTTTAATTCCGATTTGGTTTGctcgaattaaaattaattaaataacaaatataatatatttatagtgtaattaatatataattcatgaaaaattcACGATCCAATGAAAGAGAtcgacatatatatatatatatatatatatatatttcgtttTGCCCATTTGACTTACCTTAAGTACACCTTCGATGCATTTGGGCTGTTGACTGATTATCAAGTgcgtgtatatatacacatatatatcacTGTATATTTAGTTTGAGACGGGCTTCAATCTTGATCGAGTTTATGAATCTGATAATGATCCATTCgtattttttgttacaaaataataatgtctTTTGCATTTTATCTGCATATCAgatcatttttaaatacatatataatacatacaatatatcttttatatacatgtgtcccatgtatattaaataaaaatacagaatataatatcatttattatagAAGATTTGGACTGtatattcatatattcaaGTATTAACACGCTGAATATCTCTCACTAATATCATTAGCGTATGATCTTTAAACaaaatcttgattttattttatacgagtaaaaaatttctaatgatatccttaaaatattaattacccCCAGAAAATATTAATGGTATCGCattattgttttaaataaaacgatagtttctagaaaaaaaaatatccattttatggaaaaataataataagatgaaGGAAATATagattatgataaattattgaatattaatataatatatatagactatagttaattagtattttctataatatgtAGTATTGGTCTATGGTTATAACTctctcttgtatttttatttatttaattttaatttcccaaaatacataatattgtTGATTAAAGGTTTCCATAATTGGCTTTTACTAAAATGTTTGTGCTGAATTCTGTTTCTTGAGATGATCAAAAAAGCTGAATCATGTTATGTTTCTTTTAGTTCCCAATCACTTTTCCCATTGAGTTTGGACCATCAGTTCTTGCCAACCATAACATATCTTTCCATTcctttttacctttttctatttttttatattttactccCACAAAAAGCTAGGTATATTACATTGACAGTCCCTGAATTTAGaccaaattatacaaatacttcctaatgttttataaaattacatgagCTATACCCCTTAgaggtgttagtgtaatattttttaaaatgtatttgtgTAAGTTTTGCATTTGAATAGAGAGTATAGTCGTAATAACAACTATAACTTCAAAAggtatatctataattttgtaaGAAATAAGAAGTGCTTGTGCATTTTGGCCTAATCTCAGGGGATGTCAATATAATGTACCCTAACAGTGAAATATTTGTCTTCTTGAAGACGAGTAAGTGGTTCAATAATAACATCTTATTCTAATGAAAGAAAGACTAAGAGTTTCAAGCacgaaaattttttattcgtATCAAGTTGGGctgaatcaaatcaatcacatgacaagtgtgatatatttgttatgtgattaatcACTTTCTCtaaattgtacatcaattaaataataagtacacTGTATTTAGCATAAAATAGttcaaatctaattaaattcgATGTGAATTAGAATTTCCGTCGCAAAAAGGAGAGTTAGAGAACTAACtctcattcaacttttttcttataaaaaagaaagaaagaaagaaaaatatacattttcttGGCAAATCTggtgattttttaattatattagtgaggttaagtttgtataatatgTTGCAGACATTGTGGaccaaaaagagaaatgagCAATCATGACTTAggtttagaaagaaaaaattacaattttgaacCCAAAATATAGGGCAATTTGCAATAATAGttctatattttctgaaatagtCAACCTTAGTTTCATACTTAAAAAAAACGTTGCAATATTAATCCCATATTTTAGAAAGGTATCGTAAAATTAGTTTCACACTTTAGAAAAACGTTGCAAAATTAGTCCcaaatattacaaagtaaacattgcaattttttctttttgcaattGGACTAACTTTGCAACATTTTCTTAAAGTGTGGGACTAATATTGACTATTTCAGAAAATGTGAGActaatattgcaaattaaactataattttaggaccaaaattgcaattttctcgcTTTGTAAAATATTGGTAAGGTCAACTTGCTTATCTGAAATCAGCATGTTACCTTAAATTGTTCAttccttaattaattgataacaTTTTAAGTATGTAAttacttgtttatttttctacttgTTCACATCCTTAAAGACAAATCAAGCTAGagctttcattatttttacattattttagtcaacaatataataataataattattattattattatttagcttAATCATCATAccttgattaattattaatatattaaccctattttaattatacgtACGACTTGGAAaagcaatttttatataatatattaaaccTAATTAATCATCAATTTCTGCTTGAGCAActcttaaattatataatttacattttattttctcaaatttggaTTCCTCTTAATTAGGTTTAGGGGTGGCAATATGGGTCGAAACTCATATTTCCAGACCAATCCATCTAATTTTGGGTAGAATTGAGTTGGGTTGcgtttaaaattttctaatatgggtttaatacaattttatttaaataaatttagatagaTTATGAGTTCTAACGGGTCCTAAAtggatttttcatatttaattttttattagtttataaaaagtaattttagtaatataatagaattgattaaagatattaatataagttataATCATGAATTTATTATGGGTCATATATGGGTTGGTGATAGATTTTAAACGGGTTGATAACGGATTCTATATGGGTTGGTGATGGATTTTAAGTGGATTGGTGATGTATATAGATGGGTAATGGGTCTTAGGTTCATTAAAActgattaattatactatgTCTTATTAACtacttttacatttataactttttgCAACTTTatgagaaacaaaatttatttagtaaattatattttttaaattaatgagaaacaaattaaaggaaagtgaatgattttattaaatagtcAAAACTTGCAATTCATATGTgatcatttaaaattcttttttttttttaaataaactggCAGCatgcaattatattataaatttaaatgaacataatcaaatatcaatatgtaataatgatttataataaactaaaatgtactattattattgtgattaaaaattcacaatttaaatttaaaaagaattatagaGAAATTGATTGCACAACTACTCATATCATGATTTATATCGAAAAATgcagtattttttataatactttaCAAgcttttcataatatatttaataaatgaatctTTAATGTAACTTGATTACTTTAAATAACgagtaatataaatttaattgtattatattatattataagtagtattaaaaatattgtaatcttattattattattatctgaaatttttaattttataaatattaaatataaaaatgaatgttaTCGACCCAACTCGACCTATTTGCAATCCAATCCATTTTTAACTCGTTGGTTCAAACCCATTTTAAACCTAACCCATATTGAACCCAACCCAATCCGCCCATTTGCTACCCCTTATTAGGTTAGATTAGTGTTCATATGTTGGTTCACCTATCTTAAGGGCTTGAATTTATACCTAGTAATgcagaaattttataaattaatattcgacaaattaataatttatttttgtcctaACTTGAGTCAggatctaaattaataattttaataaattaataaaataataatttttttgggatatccttatataaatttatggctcattcaatattataaattaataattctataaaattacaaatataactcaaacaaattaaaaaaatatgattttattgttgtttgcttcttcttaaaatttaaatttagctgtacaatgtaaatatttaattcatgaaaaataatgtagatttgtttgaataaaaaaaaactctttaaattaataaattattcatttaccaattaattaaaatctctttaaattacaaaatcatgatattattaatgtataaaaattttactgtACTTCCATACTTCTCTTGCACGTTGAATTGCCTAcggattttatttctttcttttctatttattttaattttattgtataaaaaattcaaggaCTAGTTTCGAAACGACGAAccataaattacaagataCAGTCGTTGCTGGTCTATTTCTTACGACGGGGATATATATAGGTAATGACCCCAAAAAATTTTGTACTATTTATGTTGATAAGGAAAATTATATCCTCGAaaggtattttaatttaaatatttaaaattcaaacatagGGTTTGTATATCCAAATTAtgtgatatgtttggatttattttgcATGATGTCCAAGCAGTTTTGTTTGGGTCCAAAATTATACAGATCAATGTGGTTTTGGACCTNNNNNNNNNNTCTCGTTTAgtatactaaataaaatttcttgatGTTGAgtaatatcttaaaaaaaattacgatcatttatctatactaatataaaatcGAAAGGTCTTTGATACTTATAAACGATGGTTAATGACACTattgtactattttttttgtaatgttaaTTGTGCCCTTCagctaataaaataattaacttattcacctttttaaattttaaattaattgataaattagttttttttgtaaatataattattattttatatattctactcttatttataatatattttataataagaaaGATTGTTTGTTATATGCACGCGTGAGTAACGTGCTACAGTGTTtagtacataatttttcacacaTAAATGGGGAT
This region of Sesamum indicum cultivar Zhongzhi No. 13 linkage group LG4, S_indicum_v1.0, whole genome shotgun sequence genomic DNA includes:
- the LOC105160118 gene encoding probable 6-phosphogluconolactonase 2 isoform X2, which encodes MALYRLEKDGRELRIHENADELRSNLAEYIADLSEASIKERGTFAVALSGGSLITLMGKLCEAPYIKTIDWAKWHIFWADERVVAKSHADSNYKLAKDGLFAKVPVIYSHVHSINDTVSAERAAEDYEFVIRQLVRTRVINVSEINDCPKFDLVLLGMGPDGHVASLFPNHSVLSEKLQWVTFITDSPKPPPERITFTFPVINSASNVAVVVTGGGKAEAAHLAIDDIGPDRPKLPARMVQPTQGKLVWFLDIAAASKLDSASFWE
- the LOC105160118 gene encoding probable 6-phosphogluconolactonase 2 isoform X1 encodes the protein MRHECVCVCVYKNKELIPDYNYFTSVSSSFSDTHQPFLFPLVVCSPMALYRLEKDGRELRIHENADELRSNLAEYIADLSEASIKERGTFAVALSGGSLITLMGKLCEAPYIKTIDWAKWHIFWADERVVAKSHADSNYKLAKDGLFAKVPVIYSHVHSINDTVSAERAAEDYEFVIRQLVRTRVINVSEINDCPKFDLVLLGMGPDGHVASLFPNHSVLSEKLQWVTFITDSPKPPPERITFTFPVINSASNVAVVVTGGGKAEAAHLAIDDIGPDRPKLPARMVQPTQGKLVWFLDIAAASKLDSASFWE